The following proteins are encoded in a genomic region of [Eubacterium] hominis:
- a CDS encoding AzlC family ABC transporter permease, whose protein sequence is MVGYVFLGFAFGLLCQNQGYSWIWAVLMSAIVYAGSMQFVLLTFFHTGFSLIEACMVTLSVNARQIFYGISFLKEFQNMGKKKWYMIFSLTDETYSLLCAIPDKDTPHGKQLMFFISFFDQCYWIIGSLIGAVLGSALSFDSTGIDFAMTALFTVIFVEQWIASTHHVSILIAVFCIVVSALIFGLKNFLLPALILLVLLLAIFEKHVDQDKEDAS, encoded by the coding sequence ATGGTAGGCTATGTATTTTTAGGATTTGCTTTTGGGTTATTATGTCAAAATCAGGGTTACTCCTGGATCTGGGCTGTATTGATGTCTGCGATTGTATATGCTGGAAGTATGCAGTTTGTATTATTGACCTTTTTTCATACAGGCTTTTCTCTTATAGAAGCATGCATGGTCACATTAAGTGTCAATGCAAGACAGATTTTTTATGGGATATCTTTTCTAAAAGAATTTCAGAATATGGGAAAAAAGAAATGGTATATGATATTTTCATTAACGGATGAAACATACTCTTTATTGTGTGCCATTCCAGATAAAGATACACCCCATGGAAAACAGCTGATGTTTTTTATATCTTTTTTTGATCAATGCTATTGGATCATAGGATCTTTGATTGGGGCAGTATTGGGAAGTGCCTTATCTTTTGATTCCACAGGCATAGATTTTGCGATGACAGCATTATTTACCGTTATCTTTGTGGAACAATGGATCGCAAGTACCCATCATGTATCTATCTTGATTGCAGTGTTTTGTATTGTGGTCAGTGCGTTGATATTTGGATTAAAAAACTTTTTACTTCCGGCATTGATCCTTTTGGTTTTATTGCTTGCGATATTTGAAAAACATGTTGATCAAGATAAGGAGGATGCATCATGA
- a CDS encoding AzlD domain-containing protein, protein MIGVKESLAIILVVAITTFFTRALPFLIFKNTSTLPEKVVYLGKVLPMAIMLCLVVYCLRNTAFLTYPYGIPELISIGVVVILHVWKRNNMISIVCGTVLYMVLIQVVFA, encoded by the coding sequence ATGATAGGCGTAAAAGAAAGTCTAGCGATTATTCTGGTCGTGGCAATTACCACCTTTTTCACTAGAGCATTACCATTTCTGATATTCAAAAATACATCCACACTGCCAGAAAAAGTTGTATACCTTGGAAAAGTGCTGCCTATGGCGATTATGCTTTGTCTGGTTGTATACTGTTTACGTAACACAGCTTTTCTTACATATCCATATGGCATACCTGAACTCATCAGTATTGGTGTGGTTGTGATATTGCATGTATGGAAACGTAATAATATGATTTCTATTGTTTGTGGTACGGTATTGTATATGGTGCTGATTCAGGTTGTTTTTGCGTAA
- a CDS encoding LysR family transcriptional regulator, whose amino-acid sequence MLDYRLYTFLTLSETLNYTKAAEILCITQPAVSQHIRYLETTYQIKLFDHHGKNLVLTKQGEYLASCLRTMNADEKRVVENLRNIKDITRIKFGATLTIGEYILPKRIKQYLHIHPQTNLTMLVENTATLLQMLDHGEISFAIVEGYFPLHRYEHQMLSRQPYVALKGKDYQMQKPVYTLQDLFDEPLIIREEGSGTREVLERVLKERNLTIQDFSNTIEIGNMNAIKHLVEENTGITFLYKAAVEEELKKGTMEVIPLKDFDIQRDFTFITLKNTIFMEEYKDFISCILQSE is encoded by the coding sequence ATGCTTGATTATCGTTTATATACATTTTTAACATTATCAGAAACATTAAACTATACCAAAGCTGCTGAGATTTTATGTATCACACAGCCTGCTGTTTCTCAGCATATCCGTTATTTAGAAACGACTTATCAAATCAAACTGTTTGACCACCATGGAAAAAACCTGGTGCTTACCAAACAGGGAGAATATTTGGCCAGCTGCCTTCGCACCATGAATGCAGATGAAAAGCGTGTGGTGGAGAATTTAAGAAATATCAAAGATATCACCAGAATCAAATTTGGTGCTACCTTGACGATCGGTGAATATATTCTACCAAAACGAATTAAACAATATTTACATATCCATCCGCAAACCAATCTAACCATGCTGGTAGAAAATACCGCAACCCTGCTTCAGATGTTAGATCATGGAGAAATCAGTTTTGCGATTGTGGAAGGCTATTTCCCATTACATCGTTATGAACACCAGATGTTAAGCAGACAGCCATATGTTGCGTTAAAAGGAAAAGATTATCAAATGCAAAAGCCAGTCTATACCTTGCAGGATTTATTTGATGAACCTTTGATTATTCGTGAAGAAGGCAGTGGTACCCGTGAAGTATTAGAGCGTGTATTGAAAGAACGTAACCTAACCATTCAAGATTTCTCTAATACCATTGAAATTGGCAATATGAATGCCATTAAACATTTAGTGGAAGAAAATACAGGAATCACATTCCTATATAAAGCCGCAGTGGAGGAAGAATTAAAAAAAGGAACCATGGAAGTGATTCCTTTAAAAGATTTTGATATCCAGCGTGATTTTACATTTATCACTTTAAAAAACACAATATTCATGGAAGAATATAAAGATTTTATTTCCTGTATCCTACAAAGCGAGTAA